From the Mammaliicoccus sciuri genome, the window CATAGATTTAAGTGTATTGGAAAGGGGATTAATGACAGCTTTCTTATATTGCATCAAGTTCTCCCAGTTTACATGTAATTGGTCAGATTCAATAATTTGAGGGTAGTGACTAGCTTCTTCTAGCACTTCATAAGGTCCTTCAAGTAAGATCATGGCATTACAACCGTAATTCGTACAAGTACCAGCTATCGTGTCTTTTTCTATAATGGCTACAGATTTGCCAGCATGTTTTAACGTTAACGCAGCATGCCATGCAGCATGTCCACTACCTATAAATACAACATCAAATTTGTTCATAGTTTATCATCCTTTATAAGTTATTTATTTAATTGTTTTCTTAAAGTTGTTTCTAATTGATCCATAATGTCTTTCGTTTGTTTGTATAGTCCTAAATCCATTTCTTCTGATACACATTTAGAGATGGCATCATAAATAGGTTGTTTTTGTTCTTTTCCTTTTTGAGTTAATGAAACAATTAATTGTCTTTTGTCTTGTTCTGATTTTTGTCGAGTAACCCATCCTGACTGTTCTAATCTTTTAAGGAGTGGGGTAAGCGTGTTGCTTGAAAGGTCCAATTTCTGACCAATCGAATGTAATGTTTGAGGATTTTGTTCCCATAATGAAAGTAAGACTAAATATTGTGAGTAAGTTAAACCAAATGACTTAAGTTCTTTTTCGTAAAATTGAGCAAATAATCGACTTACATTA encodes:
- a CDS encoding MarR family transcriptional regulator is translated as MDYNMKLANQVCFSAYNVSRLFAQFYEKELKSFGLTYSQYLVLLSLWEQNPQTLHSIGQKLDLSSNTLTPLLKRLEQSGWVTRQKSEQDKRQLIVSLTQKGKEQKQPIYDAISKCVSEEMDLGLYKQTKDIMDQLETTLRKQLNK